Proteins encoded by one window of Salmonirosea aquatica:
- a CDS encoding WD40/YVTN/BNR-like repeat-containing protein, whose translation MRLILLILLGIGAGMPLAFTQKLDPDNFKQLSYRFIGPDGNRAIAIAGEPGNNNVVYIGAASGGIFKTEDQGVTWKPIFDNQEVSSIGALALAPKYPKQVWAGTGETFVIRPAHSLGDGIYKSSDAGKTWKNMGLAQSGRIGRVIVSTKDTNTVFACALGHAYGPQKERGVYRTKDGGKTWQQVLFVNEQTGANDLAINPENPDILFAGMWNININTWGLHSGGPGGGVYRSKDGGETWEPLHTKGLPGGPDTPVGKVAVAVAPGQPNIVYALFEMDSPALYRSEDSGESWKLMSRDHSIMERAPYYGRITVAPDDANEIHTISVKHGVSKDGGKTFDFGYKGGGDNHDYWIDPQNGDRQMMAHDGCASITLNRMKSFQGVTLPIAQMYHVSLDNRVPYFVYGNRQDGYSYRGPSNSLSRGIPLSSWTAVGGCESGFAKVDPFDDNIIWSGCYDGGLDVYDLRTNHARDVRVWPESGYGWTPANMKYRWHWNFPLSFSPHTPHRVYVGSQYIHKSDDFGQSWQIISPDLTTNDKTHQQNSGGIATDNLMTFDGNLLFAIEESPLQKDLIWAGTNDGQVQLTRDGGKNWENVTQNLNVPKLGTIANIEPSRYAAGTAYISVDLHQMGDFDPYILKTADFGKTWTKISDGIPKSILSFVHVVKEDPAVRGLLYAGTDNSVYVSPDDGATWSSLRLDMPPAPVYWLEVQKDFGDLVVATYGRGFYILDDLTPVREMAKTRLAQSTLLLIRKGYRFQEVESRHTESTLSDGRGPSYGVPIQYYLKDTLIKAPEIRILQNGKEIRTVKGTNKPGINRVWWDLRYESPERPKLRTLPPGKTWVPFGKDSTRTLLVWDIDIHSGLLGPRVAPGTFTAQMNLGGQELTQPIEILKDPNTAGTLADIQAQETFSLELRAAQNQVVQMINDLEKKRAKMDRLLPQILDKKVQPALEKLNAAATQISAQLYDIHLTGAREDAFRNPIQLYGRLGALASDIGANGVDFPPTSQQREVFDLLKAQVSQARQAYDTLIKNEVPGVEKALTKKNKAWVLE comes from the coding sequence ATGCGATTAATTCTACTAATCCTTTTGGGAATCGGGGCAGGTATGCCCTTGGCCTTCACCCAAAAACTCGATCCCGACAATTTCAAACAACTTAGCTACCGTTTCATTGGTCCGGATGGTAACCGGGCCATCGCCATTGCGGGCGAGCCCGGAAATAACAATGTGGTGTACATCGGGGCTGCCTCGGGCGGGATTTTCAAAACCGAAGATCAGGGTGTGACCTGGAAACCTATTTTTGATAATCAGGAGGTGTCGTCCATCGGGGCGCTGGCACTAGCGCCGAAGTACCCCAAACAAGTTTGGGCTGGTACGGGAGAAACCTTCGTGATTCGTCCCGCGCACTCGCTGGGCGACGGGATTTACAAATCGTCGGACGCGGGTAAGACGTGGAAGAACATGGGGCTGGCACAATCGGGTCGGATCGGGCGCGTAATTGTTAGTACCAAAGATACCAATACCGTTTTCGCCTGCGCTCTGGGCCATGCCTACGGCCCGCAAAAAGAGCGGGGCGTCTATCGTACCAAAGACGGCGGCAAAACCTGGCAGCAGGTACTTTTCGTCAACGAACAGACGGGCGCTAACGATTTGGCGATCAACCCAGAAAATCCTGATATCCTTTTTGCCGGCATGTGGAATATCAATATCAATACCTGGGGACTGCACAGCGGCGGGCCGGGTGGCGGCGTGTACCGCTCCAAAGACGGCGGCGAAACCTGGGAACCGCTACACACCAAAGGGTTGCCGGGTGGGCCCGATACTCCCGTGGGGAAAGTGGCAGTAGCTGTCGCGCCGGGTCAGCCCAATATTGTATATGCGCTGTTCGAAATGGATAGTCCGGCGCTGTATCGCTCGGAAGACAGCGGCGAAAGCTGGAAACTGATGTCGCGCGACCACAGCATCATGGAGCGCGCGCCCTACTACGGCCGAATCACCGTGGCACCCGACGACGCCAACGAAATTCACACCATCAGCGTGAAGCATGGCGTGTCCAAAGATGGCGGCAAAACTTTCGATTTTGGCTACAAGGGCGGCGGCGACAACCACGACTACTGGATCGACCCGCAAAACGGCGACCGCCAGATGATGGCCCACGACGGCTGCGCCAGCATCACGCTCAACCGCATGAAATCGTTTCAGGGCGTGACGCTACCCATCGCCCAGATGTACCACGTATCGCTCGACAATCGGGTACCTTACTTTGTCTACGGCAACCGGCAGGATGGGTACTCGTACCGCGGCCCGAGCAACAGTCTGAGCCGCGGTATTCCGCTCAGTAGCTGGACCGCCGTGGGTGGCTGCGAAAGTGGTTTTGCCAAGGTCGATCCTTTTGATGACAACATCATCTGGTCGGGCTGCTACGACGGCGGACTCGACGTATACGACCTGCGAACCAACCACGCCCGCGACGTGCGCGTATGGCCCGAGTCGGGCTACGGCTGGACGCCCGCCAACATGAAGTACCGCTGGCACTGGAATTTTCCGCTGAGTTTTTCGCCGCACACGCCGCACCGCGTGTACGTAGGCAGTCAGTACATCCACAAGTCGGACGACTTCGGCCAAAGCTGGCAGATCATCAGCCCCGACCTGACGACCAACGACAAAACCCACCAGCAGAATTCAGGCGGCATCGCGACGGATAACCTCATGACCTTCGACGGCAATCTACTCTTCGCCATTGAGGAATCACCGTTGCAGAAAGACCTGATCTGGGCCGGAACTAACGACGGACAGGTACAACTCACCCGCGACGGCGGCAAGAACTGGGAGAACGTCACCCAAAACCTGAACGTACCCAAATTGGGTACCATTGCCAACATCGAGCCGTCGCGCTACGCGGCGGGTACCGCTTACATCAGCGTGGATTTGCACCAGATGGGCGACTTCGATCCATACATTTTGAAGACCGCTGATTTTGGCAAAACCTGGACAAAAATCAGCGACGGTATTCCTAAATCCATTTTGAGCTTTGTGCATGTCGTGAAGGAAGATCCCGCCGTTCGCGGACTGCTTTACGCGGGCACCGACAACAGCGTGTACGTCTCGCCCGACGACGGCGCTACCTGGTCGTCGCTGCGGCTGGACATGCCGCCCGCTCCGGTTTACTGGCTGGAAGTACAGAAGGATTTCGGCGATTTGGTGGTAGCCACCTACGGACGCGGCTTTTACATTCTGGACGACCTGACGCCGGTCCGGGAAATGGCCAAAACCCGGTTGGCCCAAAGTACCTTACTCCTGATCCGCAAAGGGTACCGCTTTCAGGAAGTGGAATCACGCCATACCGAAAGTACCCTCAGCGACGGGCGCGGCCCCAGCTACGGCGTCCCGATTCAGTACTACCTGAAAGACACGCTCATCAAAGCGCCCGAAATCAGGATCTTACAAAATGGCAAGGAAATCCGTACCGTGAAAGGGACCAACAAGCCGGGCATCAACCGCGTGTGGTGGGACTTACGGTACGAGTCGCCCGAGCGGCCCAAACTGCGTACTCTGCCTCCCGGCAAGACGTGGGTACCTTTTGGGAAAGATAGTACCCGCACCCTGCTGGTCTGGGACATCGACATCCATTCCGGCCTGCTGGGTCCGCGCGTCGCGCCGGGTACCTTCACGGCGCAAATGAATCTTGGCGGCCAGGAGTTGACCCAACCCATTGAAATTCTGAAAGACCCCAACACGGCGGGTACTTTGGCCGATATTCAGGCGCAGGAAACATTCAGCCTGGAACTCCGCGCTGCCCAGAATCAGGTAGTACAGATGATCAATGATCTGGAAAAAAAGCGGGCAAAGATGGATCGGCTACTCCCCCAGATTTTGGATAAAAAGGTACAGCCTGCGCTGGAAAAGCTCAATGCTGCCGCCACGCAAATCTCGGCGCAACTCTACGACATTCACCTTACCGGGGCGCGGGAGGATGCTTTCCGAAACCCTATCCAACTGTACGGTCGGCTCGGGGCACTGGCCAGCGATATTGGGGCAAATGGCGTTGATTTTCCACCGACTAGTCAACAGCGGGAAGTATTTGACCTACTTAAAGCGCAGGTATCCCAAGCCCGGCAGGCGTATGATACGTTGATAAAGAACGAAGTACCCGGCGTGGAAAAAGCCTTGACGAAAAAAAATAAAGCGTGGGTACTTGAATAA
- a CDS encoding pyridoxal phosphate-dependent aminotransferase, translating into MKNFSANRRDALKKGLLTLGSLAALPQLSEAASRRINDGAFADAPLSLDPELRIFRSPMVREHYLDAAAPRPKITTKLSSNENPYGPPMSAQEAIAESAKRGNRYAWQEMADLIDKIAKKEGVTPEHIMMGPGSSDLLEKTALVLFMDGGNIVSADPCYMSLINVAKSVGATWKAVPCKDDWSHDLKAMEAAIDKDTKLVYICNPNNPTGSLTSGKELLDFCSRVSEKVPIFVDEAYIELAVGGDTQSMNTLLAQNKNVIIARTFSKIMGMAGIRVGYMAAQPEFLKKIQKITRGGMGVSYTSIFAANASMDDLAFQDNTRKLNHEAKQYLYANLDRMGYKYIPSYTNFVIFPINMPGKDLLAKMTAKGIAVKAYDIQDKPWCRVSLGTLDEMKVFVGALQEVS; encoded by the coding sequence ATGAAGAATTTCTCTGCCAATCGTCGTGATGCCCTCAAAAAGGGACTGCTTACTTTGGGTAGCCTGGCTGCCCTGCCTCAGCTCAGCGAAGCGGCCAGCCGTCGGATTAACGATGGGGCATTTGCCGATGCGCCCCTTTCACTGGACCCTGAATTGCGGATTTTCCGCAGCCCCATGGTACGGGAGCATTACCTGGATGCAGCGGCACCCCGGCCCAAGATCACGACCAAACTCAGCTCCAACGAAAACCCCTATGGCCCGCCCATGTCGGCGCAGGAGGCTATCGCGGAGTCGGCTAAACGGGGTAATCGCTACGCCTGGCAGGAAATGGCCGATCTGATTGACAAAATCGCCAAGAAAGAAGGCGTGACACCCGAGCACATCATGATGGGGCCCGGCTCGTCGGATTTGTTGGAAAAAACGGCGCTGGTATTATTTATGGACGGCGGCAACATCGTGTCGGCCGACCCCTGCTATATGTCGCTGATCAACGTGGCCAAGTCTGTTGGTGCTACCTGGAAAGCCGTACCCTGCAAAGATGATTGGTCGCACGACCTGAAGGCGATGGAGGCGGCTATCGACAAAGACACCAAGCTGGTGTACATCTGTAATCCCAACAACCCGACGGGTAGCCTTACCTCGGGCAAAGAACTGCTGGACTTCTGCTCGCGCGTATCGGAGAAGGTACCCATTTTTGTGGATGAGGCCTATATCGAACTGGCTGTGGGAGGCGATACCCAGAGCATGAATACCCTGCTGGCGCAGAATAAAAATGTGATCATTGCCCGTACCTTCTCCAAGATTATGGGGATGGCGGGAATTCGGGTAGGCTACATGGCCGCACAGCCCGAGTTCCTGAAAAAAATCCAGAAGATTACCCGCGGTGGTATGGGCGTGTCGTATACCTCCATTTTCGCGGCCAACGCCAGCATGGACGACCTGGCTTTTCAGGATAACACCCGCAAGCTCAACCACGAGGCCAAGCAATATTTGTATGCCAACCTGGACAGGATGGGATATAAGTACATTCCGTCCTACACCAATTTTGTGATTTTCCCGATCAATATGCCGGGCAAAGATTTGCTGGCCAAAATGACAGCCAAGGGCATTGCGGTAAAAGCGTACGATATTCAGGACAAACCCTGGTGCCGGGTGAGCCTGGGTACCCTGGACGAAATGAAAGTCTTTGTCGGAGCTCTTCAGGAAGTGAGCTAG
- a CDS encoding sensor histidine kinase, translated as MAIFPSPPEDDKRLDALRNYNILDSLPESDYDAITQLAAQICQTPIALISLVDAQRQWFKSNHGLQVRETPREVAFCAHNIIDPSSPLIVEDARLDERFVENPLVTGDPHIVFYAGMPLVDSDGFALGSLCVIDDRVRQLDADQLSALKTLARQVVNLLALRKANRILSENQGRMQTEAHEQGKIQVALTRSEARFKSLIEEAPVATCLFVGRTMIIEVANQPMLAFWGKGNDVLGKPLAEAVPELIGQPFLDILDQVYTTGVPYEAKSARADLKVDGTLGTYYFDFTYKPLRNAAGEVYAIMDMAVDVTQQVITRRRVEESEARYRALSQALEIRVQERTQELLTANQDLQRSNENLQQFAYVASHDLQEPLRKIQSFSSLLQVKYGQAVGEEGLDYLSRMSTAGKRMSALIKDLLTYSQITTRQQVFGPISLNKVLGDVLNTLDWEIKNRQARIEIAGLSVVNGDQFQLGQLFQNLLSNALKFTPPEKKPQIELTCSLHNRTELSTDIRPASTATRFCQISVSDQGVGFDIKYLDRIFQVFQRLHGKDEFPGTGVGLAICHQVVENHGGAITATSTPGEGSTFSVYLPV; from the coding sequence ATGGCTATTTTTCCCTCACCTCCGGAGGATGATAAGCGCCTTGACGCGCTTAGGAACTACAATATCCTGGATTCCCTGCCCGAGTCAGACTATGACGCCATTACCCAACTGGCCGCCCAAATCTGTCAGACTCCCATTGCGCTCATTAGTCTGGTGGATGCTCAGCGGCAGTGGTTCAAATCCAACCATGGACTTCAGGTACGGGAAACACCCCGTGAGGTTGCTTTCTGCGCCCATAACATCATTGATCCTTCGAGTCCGTTGATCGTCGAGGATGCCCGGCTGGACGAACGCTTCGTTGAAAACCCCTTAGTTACGGGCGATCCGCATATCGTTTTTTATGCGGGTATGCCCCTGGTCGACTCCGATGGTTTTGCCTTGGGATCTTTGTGTGTGATCGATGATCGGGTCAGGCAGTTGGACGCCGATCAGCTTTCGGCCCTAAAAACCCTGGCCCGGCAGGTAGTCAATCTTCTGGCGTTGCGAAAAGCCAATCGGATATTGTCAGAAAATCAAGGGCGTATGCAGACCGAAGCCCATGAACAAGGCAAAATACAGGTAGCTCTGACCCGCAGCGAAGCACGCTTCAAAAGTCTGATTGAAGAAGCGCCCGTGGCTACCTGTTTGTTTGTGGGACGTACTATGATCATTGAGGTAGCCAATCAGCCCATGCTCGCTTTTTGGGGCAAAGGAAATGATGTATTGGGTAAGCCCCTGGCCGAAGCGGTTCCCGAGTTAATAGGGCAGCCTTTCCTGGACATTCTGGATCAGGTGTATACGACGGGGGTACCTTATGAAGCCAAATCTGCCCGCGCCGACCTGAAGGTGGACGGTACATTGGGTACCTACTATTTTGACTTTACCTACAAACCGCTGCGCAACGCCGCGGGTGAGGTGTACGCCATCATGGATATGGCCGTCGATGTCACGCAGCAGGTCATTACCCGCCGGCGAGTCGAAGAAAGCGAAGCCCGTTACCGGGCGCTTTCGCAAGCCCTGGAAATCAGGGTACAGGAGCGGACCCAGGAACTACTGACCGCTAACCAGGATCTGCAGCGATCGAACGAAAACCTGCAACAGTTCGCTTACGTGGCTTCCCATGATCTGCAGGAGCCCTTGCGCAAGATCCAATCCTTCAGCTCGTTGCTGCAGGTTAAGTACGGGCAGGCAGTTGGGGAAGAAGGCCTCGATTACCTGAGCCGCATGAGTACCGCCGGCAAACGCATGTCGGCTTTGATCAAGGACTTGCTGACCTATTCCCAGATTACCACCCGCCAGCAAGTGTTCGGGCCAATCTCGCTTAATAAGGTACTGGGTGATGTATTAAACACCTTGGACTGGGAGATCAAAAACCGACAGGCCCGGATTGAGATCGCCGGGCTTTCAGTAGTCAACGGCGACCAGTTCCAACTCGGGCAACTTTTTCAGAATTTGCTTTCCAACGCCCTGAAATTTACTCCTCCCGAAAAAAAGCCGCAGATCGAATTGACCTGTTCGCTGCATAACCGCACCGAGCTATCCACGGATATACGACCAGCCAGTACTGCCACCCGCTTTTGCCAGATCAGTGTCAGCGATCAGGGGGTAGGTTTTGATATCAAGTACCTGGACCGCATCTTTCAGGTGTTCCAGCGCCTGCACGGTAAAGACGAATTTCCAGGAACGGGCGTGGGACTGGCCATCTGTCATCAGGTGGTCGAGAATCATGGCGGGGCCATTACCGCCACCAGTACGCCCGGCGAAGGCTCGACGTTTAGCGTCTATCTGCCCGTATAA